CGTGGAGGGTGAATAGATTATTATCGTTCAGCGCGACGGTTTTGGGAACGGCGTTCATGGGTATTTCGCCCTTACATTTATAATGGGCTATGGTAAAAAATAAATCCTGATAGTTGGTACGGCAAACGAAATAGACCTTGTCTTTCGCCGCGGAATATTCCAAGTGTTGGACTTCCCATCCCGTATCCTCGAGCGGTAAGAAAAGATGCTTGCCGGTATACTTAAATTGGGTAACCTTGGCCCATTTCCTCGTCTTCGGGTCATAGGAGACGAGCCAGGGCAGCGTCTTCGAGCCCGGGCCGTCGTGGACGCCTAAGTACAAAAGTTTCCTCTTAGAATCCCAGCACACGGCCGAAACTTTGCACGGCCCGCCACCCCCGCCGCCGTCGAACGTGGACTTAAACGCCAACTTCTTTGCCGGGACCTCGACGCCGCCCCAGAAGTAGTCGTTGCTCCTGACCTTAGGCTCCTCGAGCTCCCACTCGCGCGTTCCTCCCTTCCCCTGCCAGCGGGCCTTCTCCAGGAACTTCGGCAGCAGGAGGTCCGTCACGTGCTTGTTACGGTATGCGCTCTTGGTCGCCGGGTCCTTTACCGCGTCGCCGTCCTCCCAGGCGCCGGGCGGCGACATGAACGTCAGCTTGAGCTTGTCCCAAGGGTAGGCGTCCACGCCCTCGGGGAGGTTCTGGAGCTGGCCGAACCACACGAGCTGCTTTTGGCCCTTGCGGAAGATAAGGTAAGAGAAGATCTTAACCCGAAGGAACTTCGGGCCCTTCAGACCCTTTAAAAAATCGACCAGCTCGTCGGTGCGCGTCAGCTCGACGGTCACGTGGTCGATGGTCGAGACCGAGTACTTGTCGCTCTCGAGTTTTTCCTTGAGCGCCGGGAGGTTGTAAGCCTCATCGTCCGGCACGTACGTACGGCGCGGGTCTACGTCGCTGCGGCGAAGCATTACCTGCCACAGCGGCTTGACGTAGCCCTGTCGCGCGAGGTAACCCGGCGGCCTGTACGGAAACGATATCGTACCCATTATTCCCCCTGTAAAAAACTCCGCATATTTTTAACAGACTCCCGCCTATAATCAACATTTCAAAAAGCTCTTTTCGCGCCTAAAGGGGTTCAAGCCGGCTCGCGCGCCGCCCCGGGACGCGACGAGGGAAACGATTGACTCCGGCTCGCGGCGGTGTTAGCATCGCCGCAAAGTTGCGCGAGGGCCGCCTTTCCCGTTACTATTTCAAAGGAGACACGATGGAAGTCCCCATCTACCAGGTGGATGCTTTTACCGAGGAGCCGTTCGCCGGCAACCCGGCGGCGGTGTGCCTGCTCGACGGCCCGGCCGACGAGGCGTGGATGCAGAACGTAGGCCGTGAGATGAACCTCTCCGAGACCGCGTTCCTCTACCGCCAGGACGACGGCTTCAACCTGCGCTGGTTCACGCCGGCGGTGGAGGTGGAGCTGTGCGGCCACGCGACGTTAGCCGGCGCCCACGTCCTGTTCACGGAGGGGTATCTGCGCGGCGACGACGAGGCCCGCTTCCACACCAAGAGCGGCCTACTAACCGCGGAAAAGAGGAACGATTGGCTCGAGCTCGACTTCCCCGCCACGGCGCCGAAGAAGGCGGAGACGCCGCCGGGCTTACTGGAAGCGCTGGGCGTCGCGGAAGCGGGGTACGTCGGCAAGACGCGCTTCGACTACCTGGTGGAGGCGGCCGGCGAGGAGGTAATCCGGGGTATCAAACCGGACATAGGCCGGCTGCGCGAGCTTAACGTCCGCGGCGTGATGGTGACGGCGCGCGCGGCCTCCGGCGAACACGACTTCGTCTCGCGGTTCTTCGCGCCCGGCGCGGGCATCGACGAGGACCCGGTGACGGGGTCGGCGCACTGCGCGCTGGGGCCGTACTGGGGCGCGAAGCTGGGGCGTGAGGAGATGGTAGCGTTCCAGGCCTCGCCTCGAGGCGGCGTCGTGAAGGTAACGCTCGCCGGCGACCGCGTGAAGCTGGGCGGCAAAGC
This is a stretch of genomic DNA from bacterium. It encodes these proteins:
- a CDS encoding PhzF family phenazine biosynthesis protein codes for the protein MEVPIYQVDAFTEEPFAGNPAAVCLLDGPADEAWMQNVGREMNLSETAFLYRQDDGFNLRWFTPAVEVELCGHATLAGAHVLFTEGYLRGDDEARFHTKSGLLTAEKRNDWLELDFPATAPKKAETPPGLLEALGVAEAGYVGKTRFDYLVEAAGEEVIRGIKPDIGRLRELNVRGVMVTARAASGEHDFVSRFFAPGAGIDEDPVTGSAHCALGPYWGAKLGREEMVAFQASPRGGVVKVTLAGDRVKLGGKAVTVLRGKLAA